One stretch of Actinomycetes bacterium DNA includes these proteins:
- a CDS encoding PAS domain-containing protein gives MLGTYQILSLVLASILLLVVILLFAYRARIKNTYFKVRKQTLAAIPPKQILEPGQSLELVEAIIESIWHGIMVINNRREIIKINESLANLFYLDRSQVSGEKTINVFNNNRLENLISEAFRQGSSQKEQIVFYGDEELYLDMEAISINLEKKTRVRQEGYQGKKMPTHMILLANNNTQEIEFSKLRSQFVANVSHEMRTPLTSVRGYLETLAEDDLRDTERVKSYIVKSLKEVERLNFLIEDVLNLSRIEYKRNVLLKEEINIEEIIKDTVASLIYLARQNSTDIHFNYKGSPVKFFTDEHLFRQLVKNLVENSIFHSGKNSQLNISLKQDKKGINMEFTDNGAGISKSDLPFIFQRFYRGKSQFGARRISSGLGLSIVKHIVELHNGRIKVESTPDAETSFKIFLPARQG, from the coding sequence ATGTTGGGAACTTATCAGATTCTTTCATTGGTTCTGGCATCCATCCTGTTGTTGGTGGTAATACTGCTTTTTGCATACAGGGCCAGGATTAAAAATACATATTTCAAAGTCCGAAAACAGACTTTAGCTGCTATCCCCCCAAAACAAATATTGGAACCTGGCCAGAGTTTGGAACTTGTAGAGGCTATTATTGAAAGCATATGGCATGGGATAATGGTTATTAATAACCGCCGGGAGATAATAAAGATAAATGAAAGCCTGGCCAATCTTTTTTATCTGGACCGCAGCCAGGTTTCAGGCGAAAAAACCATAAATGTATTTAACAATAACCGGCTTGAAAATTTAATTTCAGAGGCTTTCAGGCAGGGCAGTTCCCAGAAAGAGCAGATTGTATTTTACGGTGATGAGGAACTTTACCTGGATATGGAAGCTATTTCCATAAACCTTGAAAAGAAAACAAGGGTCAGGCAGGAGGGTTACCAGGGTAAAAAAATGCCCACCCACATGATCCTGCTGGCCAATAATAATACTCAGGAAATTGAATTCTCAAAGCTAAGAAGCCAGTTTGTGGCCAATGTCAGCCATGAGATGAGAACTCCTTTAACTTCGGTTAGGGGATATCTGGAGACTCTGGCAGAAGATGATTTAAGGGACACCGAAAGGGTTAAAAGCTACATTGTTAAAAGCCTTAAGGAAGTAGAGAGATTGAATTTCCTTATAGAAGATGTGCTTAACCTGTCCAGGATAGAGTACAAAAGGAATGTGCTGCTAAAAGAAGAAATAAATATAGAAGAAATAATTAAAGATACGGTAGCATCCCTCATTTATCTTGCCAGGCAGAACTCTACTGACATACATTTCAATTATAAGGGCAGCCCTGTAAAGTTTTTCACCGATGAACATCTTTTTCGCCAGCTGGTAAAAAACCTGGTGGAAAATTCAATTTTTCATTCCGGCAAAAATTCTCAGCTAAATATAAGTTTAAAGCAGGATAAAAAGGGAATAAATATGGAATTTACTGATAATGGCGCTGGTATTTCAAAGTCTGATTTGCCTTTTATATTCCAGCGTTTCTATAGGGGAAAGAGCCAATTTGGAGCCAGGAGGATAAGTTCGGGCCTGGGACTTTCCATCGTAAAGCACATAGTGGAGCTTCATAACGGCAGGATAAAGGTAGAAAGCACACCTGATGCTGAAACCAGCTTTAAAATTTTTTTGCCGGCCAGGCAGGGTTAG
- a CDS encoding response regulator transcription factor, giving the protein MMQELIYIVDDEANILEIVSYNLEKNGFRVKSFKEGQDLLRAWSLKEPDLLILDLMLPDMDGLDICRTIKKDSTVPIIILSAKSEELDKVLGLELGADDYIIKPFGVKELVARVKSVLRRAGSGMAAGYIKGEYEFGEVKLSIDEQKHEIFLNGKKVKLNPKEFRLLSILLQQKDNLVSRQDLIGEVWGHDYYGDTRTLDVHIRRIREKMSAKNFGKDYIKTVHGYGYKMVSSKEGR; this is encoded by the coding sequence ATTATGCAAGAACTAATATACATAGTAGATGATGAGGCTAACATCTTGGAAATAGTTAGCTACAATCTGGAAAAGAATGGATTCAGGGTAAAATCTTTTAAGGAAGGCCAGGATCTGCTCAGGGCTTGGAGCCTAAAGGAGCCGGATCTTTTGATACTGGATCTTATGCTTCCGGATATGGATGGCCTGGATATATGCAGGACTATAAAAAAGGATAGCACGGTGCCCATTATAATTTTAAGTGCCAAAAGCGAGGAGCTGGATAAGGTGCTGGGCCTGGAGCTTGGTGCCGATGACTATATTATTAAGCCTTTTGGGGTAAAAGAGTTAGTGGCCAGGGTAAAGAGTGTACTCAGGAGAGCGGGTTCCGGAATGGCTGCCGGTTATATTAAGGGTGAGTATGAGTTTGGGGAAGTTAAGTTATCCATTGACGAGCAAAAGCATGAGATTTTCTTAAATGGAAAAAAAGTTAAGCTGAATCCCAAGGAATTCAGGCTGCTCTCTATACTGCTGCAGCAGAAAGACAACCTGGTTTCACGTCAGGATCTTATCGGAGAGGTATGGGGGCACGACTATTATGGTGATACCAGAACCCTGGATGTGCATATCAGAAGGATAAGGGAGAAAATGTCTGCAAAAAATTTTGGTAAGGATTATATTAAAACCGTTCACGGTTATGGCTATAAAATGGTTAGCAGCAAAGAAGGCAGATAG